In one window of Brachyhypopomus gauderio isolate BG-103 unplaced genomic scaffold, BGAUD_0.2 sc142, whole genome shotgun sequence DNA:
- the LOC143500346 gene encoding ribonuclease inhibitor-like has protein sequence MCSCRCVLSPSVCRPSDCNISEDGCAALSSALTSNPSSHLRELNLTHNKLFDSGVKQLSALLKDLHCKLEKLELYNCSITQEGCAALASALRSNPSSYLREMNLNHNKPGDSGVMQLSALLEDPLCKLEKLE, from the exons ATGTGCAGCTGTAGGTGTGTTTTATCTCCTTCTGTCTGCAGGCCGTCTGACTGCAATATTTCAGAGGATGGCTGCGCTGCTCTGTCTTCAGCTCTGACGTCAAACCCTTCATCACacttgagagagctgaatctgacccACAATAAACTATtcgactcaggagtgaagcagctctctgctttaCTGAAGGatctacactgtaaactggagaaactaga ATTGTATAACTGCAGTATTACACAGGAAGGTTGTGCTGCTCTagcttcagctctgaggtcaaatccCTCATCATACCTGAGAGAGATGAATCTGAACCACaacaaaccaggagactcaggagttaTGCAGCTGTCTGCTCTACTGGAAGATCCATTatgtaaactggagaaactagagtga